A DNA window from Shewanella baltica contains the following coding sequences:
- a CDS encoding M3 family metallopeptidase: MRKRFIAIAIGATLTAGFMASCSNTESKAPNAMSVQVQNPLFQVSSLQYQAPDFSLIKNEHFTPALEQGMAEHYQEILAIANNPAAASFDNTIVAMEKSGALLSRASSVFYNLAGSNSNPELRKIQGEMAPKMAAHSDNINLNPALFARIEAIYNDRANLGLTPEAVRLVEVYHQRFIMAGAKLTDEQKVKIRALNEEQSTLTNEFSQRLLRLTKEIAVIVESKNELAGLTDSEITSAANDAKAAGHDGKYLINITNTTRQPVLASLENRELRQRIWEASANRGLSGENETASLVSRLAQLRAERATLLGYENWASYRLAPQMAKTPEAVYSMFGSMVPAVVANTEKEAADIQAMIDKTGGKFELAPWDWEFYAEKVRQEKYALDGNSIRPYFEFNRVLEDGVFYTLKELYGVTLKPRPDLPVYHPDVKAYEMFDADGSSMAIFYADYFAREGKRGGAWMSSFVGQSFLEGTKPVVVNVMNIKKAPEGQPTFVSYNEVTTMFHEMGHGTHGMFSKVTYPSLAGTSVSRDFVEFPSTFEEDWAAHPKVLANYAKHYETGKPIPDELLQKLLKSGSFNQGFDTLEYMAAALVDMEWHSLSPDAPLQDVATFEANALKKHGLNISAVPPRYKSTYFAHAFPGGYSASYYAYMWSEILAADAFAYVQTQGGLNREIGMKYRKTIREVGNSIAPMEAYKNFRGQEPTTQGLLKRRGLDQTL, encoded by the coding sequence ATGCGTAAACGTTTTATTGCCATCGCCATCGGCGCCACGCTCACCGCCGGATTTATGGCAAGTTGTAGCAACACAGAAAGCAAAGCTCCTAACGCCATGTCGGTACAAGTCCAAAACCCCTTGTTTCAAGTCAGTAGCCTGCAATATCAAGCGCCCGACTTTAGCCTCATCAAGAATGAGCATTTTACGCCTGCCCTAGAGCAAGGCATGGCCGAGCACTATCAAGAAATCCTCGCGATTGCGAATAATCCCGCAGCGGCCAGTTTTGATAACACCATTGTGGCTATGGAAAAAAGCGGTGCCCTGCTCAGCCGCGCATCGAGTGTGTTTTATAATCTAGCGGGTTCGAACAGCAATCCAGAGCTGCGAAAAATTCAAGGTGAAATGGCGCCAAAAATGGCGGCGCACTCGGACAACATCAACTTAAACCCAGCGCTATTTGCCCGTATCGAAGCCATTTATAACGACCGCGCTAATCTAGGTTTAACCCCAGAAGCCGTGCGTTTGGTTGAGGTCTATCACCAACGCTTTATCATGGCTGGCGCTAAGCTGACCGATGAGCAGAAAGTGAAGATCCGTGCTCTTAACGAAGAACAATCGACACTGACTAACGAATTTTCCCAGCGTTTACTGCGCCTAACTAAAGAAATCGCCGTTATCGTGGAATCAAAGAATGAGCTTGCGGGATTAACTGACAGCGAAATCACTTCAGCCGCAAACGATGCTAAAGCTGCAGGTCACGATGGCAAGTATCTGATCAATATCACCAACACCACTCGTCAGCCCGTATTGGCGTCACTGGAAAACCGTGAACTGCGCCAACGGATTTGGGAAGCCTCGGCTAACCGTGGCTTAAGTGGTGAAAACGAAACGGCGTCGCTGGTATCTCGTTTAGCACAACTGCGCGCTGAGCGCGCCACGCTATTAGGTTATGAAAACTGGGCGAGTTATCGCCTAGCGCCGCAAATGGCCAAAACGCCAGAAGCGGTTTACAGCATGTTTGGCTCTATGGTGCCAGCCGTAGTCGCAAATACAGAGAAAGAAGCGGCCGATATTCAAGCCATGATCGACAAGACTGGCGGCAAATTTGAACTGGCGCCATGGGACTGGGAATTCTACGCCGAGAAAGTCCGCCAAGAAAAATACGCCCTTGATGGTAATAGCATTCGCCCATACTTTGAGTTTAACCGCGTCCTCGAAGATGGCGTGTTCTACACACTCAAAGAACTCTATGGCGTCACCCTAAAACCTCGCCCAGATTTACCGGTTTATCATCCCGATGTGAAAGCCTACGAAATGTTTGATGCCGATGGCTCAAGCATGGCCATTTTCTACGCCGACTATTTTGCCCGTGAAGGTAAACGTGGCGGCGCTTGGATGAGTTCGTTTGTAGGCCAATCCTTCCTTGAAGGTACTAAACCTGTGGTCGTCAACGTAATGAACATTAAGAAGGCGCCAGAGGGACAACCGACCTTCGTCAGCTATAACGAAGTCACCACCATGTTCCATGAAATGGGCCACGGCACCCACGGCATGTTCTCCAAAGTGACATATCCAAGTCTGGCGGGCACTTCGGTTTCCCGCGACTTTGTCGAATTCCCATCAACCTTCGAAGAGGATTGGGCGGCCCATCCAAAAGTGTTGGCCAACTACGCGAAACACTATGAAACCGGCAAACCCATTCCCGACGAATTGCTGCAAAAACTGCTGAAATCTGGCAGCTTTAACCAAGGATTCGACACACTGGAATACATGGCCGCCGCATTAGTGGATATGGAGTGGCATTCATTAAGCCCAGATGCACCACTGCAAGATGTGGCCACCTTTGAAGCCAATGCCCTGAAAAAGCACGGCTTAAACATCAGCGCCGTGCCGCCACGCTATAAATCGACCTACTTTGCCCACGCCTTCCCCGGTGGTTACTCGGCAAGTTATTACGCTTATATGTGGAGTGAGATTTTAGCGGCGGATGCCTTTGCCTATGTGCAAACCCAAGGCGGCCTCAATCGTGAAATCGGCATGAAGTACCGCAAAACAATCAGAGAAGTGGGTAATAGCATAGCGCCAATGGAAGCCTACAAAAACTTCCGTGGACAAGAGCCAACGACACAAGGATTGCTTAAACGCCGCGGGCTAGACCAAACACTTTAA